From the genome of Thermoanaerobaculia bacterium, one region includes:
- the dnaN gene encoding DNA polymerase III subunit beta, translating into MELTIERGKFLDELQVLQGVVERKNTIPILANILLKAEDGGLDLTSTDLDLTLHTRVDAKVGSPGGVCVPARKLFDLVRSLDEPGIRLKLLENHYLGVTAGSGRYKMVAQPAEDFPTVPKVEGKASLSIPLSTWKTMTRKVLFAISAEEKRFQLSGALLKEKGHDLELVATDGHRLALVQFPKPPGKSGLPPILVPKKALTEILKMDGDDETKLEIQHAENHLAFTVGGRKLIARLLDVNFPDYEKVLSKDNEKKITVSRTVLENAVRRIALFSSERARGVRLAFEANALTVSSASQELGEGTETVPVEYAGEPLTLGLNAQYLLDFLAEAETENVRLEAKDENTQCLCRPAEEIPGISKYMYVVMPMRI; encoded by the coding sequence ATGGAACTGACAATTGAGCGTGGGAAATTCCTGGACGAGCTCCAGGTTCTGCAGGGTGTAGTCGAGCGGAAAAATACGATTCCGATCCTCGCCAATATTCTCCTCAAGGCCGAGGACGGAGGGCTCGATCTCACGTCGACGGACCTCGACTTGACGCTCCACACGCGCGTGGACGCGAAGGTCGGCTCCCCGGGAGGCGTGTGCGTTCCCGCGCGCAAGCTCTTCGATCTCGTCCGTTCTCTCGACGAGCCCGGCATCCGGTTGAAGCTCCTCGAGAACCACTACCTCGGCGTCACCGCCGGGTCCGGCCGCTACAAGATGGTCGCGCAGCCCGCCGAAGATTTCCCGACCGTCCCCAAGGTCGAGGGGAAGGCTTCGCTCTCGATTCCGCTCTCGACCTGGAAGACGATGACGCGCAAGGTCCTGTTCGCGATCTCGGCCGAGGAGAAGCGGTTCCAGCTCTCCGGGGCCCTGCTCAAGGAGAAGGGCCACGACCTCGAGCTCGTCGCGACCGACGGACACCGGCTCGCGCTCGTGCAGTTTCCCAAGCCTCCCGGCAAGAGCGGGCTGCCGCCGATCCTCGTGCCGAAGAAGGCGCTCACCGAGATCCTGAAGATGGACGGGGACGACGAGACGAAGCTCGAGATCCAGCACGCGGAGAACCACCTCGCGTTCACCGTCGGCGGCCGCAAGCTGATCGCGCGGCTCCTCGACGTCAACTTCCCCGACTACGAGAAGGTGCTCTCGAAGGACAACGAGAAGAAGATCACCGTCTCGCGCACCGTGCTCGAGAACGCCGTGCGCCGCATCGCCCTCTTCTCCTCCGAGCGGGCGCGCGGCGTCCGCCTCGCGTTCGAGGCGAACGCCCTGACCGTGTCCTCCGCCTCGCAGGAGCTCGGCGAAGGAACGGAGACGGTCCCGGTCGAGTATGCGGGCGAGCCGCTCACGCTCGGGTTGAACGCGCAGTACCTCCTCGATTTCCTCGCGGAAGCCGAGACGGAGAACGTCCGGCTCGAGGCCAAGGACGAGAACACGCAGTGCCTCTGCCGTCCCGCCGAGGAGATCCCGGGGATCTCGAAGTACATGTACGTCGTCATGCCGATGAGGATCTGA